The nucleotide sequence TACCATTAAAAAAAGTGTACAATTTTAATCCAATTCCCGAAGCTTTAACTTTTGAAGAGTCAAAATATGTTTTAGGAGCTCAAGGTAATGTCTGGACGGAATATATGCCTACTCAAAAACATGTAGAATATATGGCATTTCCAAGAATACTTGCTTTAAGTGAAGTAGTTTGGTCTTTAAATAAGAATAAAAATTATTTAGATTTTGCTAGTCGTGTAGAAAATTTCAATAACCGGCTAGATGCACTTGATATTAATTATGCAAATCATTTGTACGAAATTGATGGAAAGCTTTTAAATAATAATCATATTTCATATCAACTTAATACAATATTACCAGGAAAAGATATTAAGTATACGATAGATGGATCTAAACCAACAATTAATTCTGAAGTTTATACAGAAGCGATTCCAATAACAAAAAGTGTTAATATTAATGCTGCTGTATTTAATAAAAAAATGCAAATAGGTCGCTTATTTACAGAACACATTAATTATCATAAAGCTGTTGGGGGAAAAGTTATCTTAAACGTAAATCCAAATGCAGCTTACAATGCAGGCGGAATAAAAGCATTAATAAATGGTATTAATGGAAATAACAAACGTTACGGTGATAAAGAATGGTTAGGATTTTGGGGTGACGATGTAGAGATTATTATTGATTTAGGTAAAGAAACAGAAGTCAATTCTATTGCAACTCGTTTTTATAATGCTAATGGACAATGGATTTATGCACCTAAGCATATAAAAATTGGCTTTAGTTTAGATGGAAACATGAACAATTTCAATATCAGCTCTTCTGCAGAAATCACTATTTCAAGTTTTAAAACTGAGTTTAATTCAATCAAGGCAAGATATATTAAATTGGAAATTCCTAATTATGGAGTTATTCCAAAAGATCTTCAAGGTGCAGGCAATAAAGCTTGGACATTTATTGATGAAATCGTTATAAATTAAATTATGATCTTAGAAGTTTGTGCAAACTCTTATCAATCTGCTATGAATGCTCAAAATGCAAGAGCACATCGTATTGAACTCTGCTCTGAATTAGCTTTAGGAGGTATTACTCCTTCTTACGGATTATTAAAGCAGGTGATAAAAAATATTAAAATTCCAGTTTTTGTACTAATAAGGCCTCGCAGTGGCAATTTCACTTATTCAGATATAGAGTTTGAAATTATGAAAGAGAACATTAAGTTTAGTAAAAGTTTAGGCTGTGCAGGGATTGTTTCTGGTATTTTAAATGTTGATAACACCATTGACATAAAACGTACTCAAGAATTAATTGAGCTATCTAAACCGTTATCTTTCACTTTTCATCGTGCTTTTGACAGAGTATCAAATCCA is from Flavobacteriaceae bacterium and encodes:
- a CDS encoding copper homeostasis protein CutC, with the translated sequence MILEVCANSYQSAMNAQNARAHRIELCSELALGGITPSYGLLKQVIKNIKIPVFVLIRPRSGNFTYSDIEFEIMKENIKFSKSLGCAGIVSGILNVDNTIDIKRTQELIELSKPLSFTFHRAFDRVSNPFKALQQLINLGADRILSSGQSNSARDGIGLLKDLNIEANSRLIIIPGGGINSENISLFKITGFNEVHCSATTIKSVIESPKISMNSVKFFDETIEVVSDVDKIKDLIKKVKD